GAGGACCGCCGGCCAGGGTCTCCGTGGTCGCGACTCCAGCGGCGCAGGCGCCGTAAGACATGACGAAGTCGATCGCGAGCTGTGTGAGCTGTTTGCCGTCATCCATGATTCCTTCCTCCTTGCCGCCCGCTACAAAGACGCGGATGCGCAGTAGAGCCGAGCCGCATGCACCTTGCGCGTCCGGGAGTTGAACTCGAAGAGGCCCACGCCTTTCGACTCCGTTCCGCCGGATCGCGCAGTGAACGTGCAGCTGGTGACGTAGCCGGAAGAGATGAGTTTGGTCACCGACAGGGACACATCGACCTGGCTGCAGAAAGACTCGGGAGTAAGAGTCCGCCGCCCGGCTGGAAAGCCGATCCCATTGCTGCGCTGGTCGAACAGCGTGCCGAGTGCCGCACCGTCTTTGCGGTTGACCGCCTCGACGAACCGCAGGACCGTTTGTTTCCCGGCGCCATGAATCCCGAATATGCCTTTGGAAAACCCGAGGACGGCGCCGATACCCTGGTTGGCGATCATGCGGATCCCGAGGCGGTTCATCACCATGAGCCCGGTCCACCCCTGGCTGACAACCTGTCGGACCATTGGGAACAGTTCCCAGGACGCGCACAGATGAGCGATCTTCAGCATCCCGTCTTGGTCCGTGACTTCGTACAGCAGGTGCATGGGGACACGGACGTTCAGTCCGGCCGCCATCACCAACTCGATGGTCACGTCACGCACCACGACACGGCCCGCAACGATGTCCTGGTCGACGTGAAACGTGATGTCGTTGGGAGCGATGAACGTGTCGTAGAAGCGCTCGAGCGGCCCGGTCCCGCGGACCCCGGAACGCCGATCGTGGAGACCGCCGTGGTGCGGCCGTGACCCGACAGGATCTTCGATGACCGCGTGGGTTGCGAACAACCCGACCCAAGCCTCCTTGTCGTGCCGGGCAACGGCATCCGGCGAGGCCTTGGCGACGGCGAGCACTTCGTCGCTGGCGGGTGGATTGTTCATCGTGTCTCCTGAGAAGCCGCGATCACTGCCGCGCCGCGCTGACCAGCTCCGCCAGCGCCTCTTTGATATACGTGCCGATCACCTCGATGTCAGGCAGCGCGTCGTAGTCGCCGAGCAGCCCGAACGTCAAGGCACCGTTGTAGCTGACCAGCGCCACGATCATCGCGAAGCCCTCGACGATGAAGCCAACGGGCGCCATCTCCAACAGCTCACGGCCCATCAGATAGAGCGGAAACTGCGGACCCGGGACGTTGGTCACCACCAGGTTGGCGAAGCGCGGTGAGAAGTGCAGCCGGGACGCTTGCGCCAGGATCGTCGGCGGCGCGAACCGTTCGATGCCGATGATCAGCTGCGCACCCAGCGCCTGTTTTGATTCCTTGAGGCCACGCATTGCCTGGCGCACGATCCGCAGGCGCTCGACTGCATCCTCGCAGTAGACCGGCACCGGGGCGACCATCATGGTAATGCGGTTGCCCAGCTGCTGGTGCTCCTGCTCGGCGCGCACCGACACCGGCACCCCGGCGCGCAGCTCCAAGCCCTCCGTGCGCACGCCGCGCCCGTGCAGCCAGCGGGCAAGCGCACCGGCGACGACGGCGAGCACCACATCGTTCACCGTGCCGCCTATGCTGTCCTTGATCACCTTGAAGTCGGCCAGGGCGGTGCGCACCCAGGTCACCCGCCGGTGCGGACCGATCGGGACATTCAGCGGCGACGGCGGCGCCGGAGTCAGCCCCGCCCACACCACTTCACCGAGCCCCTCGGCCGTCACCCGCAGCGCCTCGGCCGCCTGCCGCGGGTCGGTGAGCGCGCCGGTTGCCGATTTCGCCAGGCCGAGCACGACACGGGCAGAGTCGCGCAGCAGTTTGGTCGCAATCTCCCCTTGCGACGGCTCGGGATGCGCTTTCCACTTCTCTCTTGGTGGCAGGCTCGGCGGGGCGTCGCGTGACAGGTCGAAGAGCAGGGTCGCGATGTCGACTCCCGACACGCCGTCGACCATGGCATGGTGGGTCTTGTTCAGCAGCGCGAAACGTCCGCCTTCGAGTCCCTCAAGAAGGTAGATCTCCCAGAGCGACTTCGAGCGATCCAGCCGTTGCGAGAACACGCGCGCGGTGAAGCGTTGCAGCTGTTCGATCGAACCGGGCGGCGGCAAGGCGCTGTGGCGCACGTGGTAGGTCAATGTGAAGCGGGTGTCGTCGATCCATAGCGGCCGGCCCATTTCGAAGCGGGGCAAGAGCAGCCGCTGGCGATACCGTGGTACGAGATCGAGGCGGGCCTCGATATGCTGCAACAGCGCTTCATACGGTGGCGGCGGGCCCTCGAAGATCATCACCCCGCCGATGTGCATGTGCGACGGGCCCTTCTCCAGCACGATGAACGATGCGTCGGTGGCGGTCAGGCGCTGGAAGTGGCGTGGCGTCATGCGTGGGATCCTCGGCGCGGCAACTTCCGGGTGCGCCCCTTGGGCCGCTCTGTACTGGCGGCCTTGAGCAACTCGGCCACCGCCCCATCGATGGCCCCGCCTAGGTCGTCCAGATCGGGCAACGCGTCGGCGTCGCCGATCAGGCCGAGCTCCAGCATACCGTTGTAGCTGACCAGGGTGGCCATCAGTGCGCAGCGCTCCATGAGGAAGCCGACCGGTCCAACCTGCACCACCTCACGGCCGAGCAGGTAGAGTGGAAACTGCGGCCCGGGCACGTTGGCGGCGACCAGGTCGAACGAGCGACTGGAGAAACTGAGGCGCGACGTCTGCGCCAGCAGCGCCGGCGGCGTGAAGTCCTGCAGCGTGGAGATGGCGCGCGCGCCGAGTGCCTGCTTTGAGTGCTTCAGGTCGTCGAGCGCCCGGCGCACGATGCGCAGGCGCTCGACAGGGTCCGGCGTGCCGACCGGCAGGGGCGCAAAACATTCCACCACGCGGGTGCCGTCCGTGCTCACGCCGATGGCGATGGCGCCGCTGGCGACCTCACTGCGCAGCGAGATCGGCACACACGCACGCATCTGCAAACCGCGCGTGCGGATGCCGCGCCGGCGGAGCCAGGACGCGAGCGCACCGGTGAGCACCGTGAGATACACGTCGTTGATCGTACCGCCGAAGGTGTCCTTGATGCGCTTGAAGTCGGCCAACCGGCAGCGGGTCCAGTACACCCGCCGATGCGTGCCGAGCGGCACGTTGAGCGGCGTTGCTGCAGGTGGGTGCATGTAGGTAGCCGCCAGTTGCCTGACACCCTGCGCCACCTGGTGGACCGCGGTGGCGGCCTTGTCGGCATCGTTCAGCGCACTCCACACGTGCCGCGCGACCTCGAGGGGCGCGGCCACGAGGTCACGGATGCCGGCGGCGACCAGCTCGGCCGGCGACGGTTCCGGGTGCGGCAGCCACGGCCGGCTTGGTGGCGGCACCGGCGCGGGATCCCGGGCGGTATCAAACAGGACCGTGGTGATGTCGACGCCGCCAATGCCGTCGACGAGGGCGCGGTGTGCCTTGTTGATGATGGCAAAGCGATCGTCTTGCAGACCTTGGACCAGCCACAGTTCCCACAGAGGTTTGGAGCGATCGAGCCCTTGCGAGAAGATCCGGCCCACCGCCGCACGCAGTTGATCCATGGAGCCGGGTGCCGGCAGTGCCGCGTGCCGCACATGGTACTCGAGATTGAAGCGTGGATCGTCGATCCACAGTGGCAGGGCGATCTGCCACGGCGGGAACGCCAGCTTCTGCCGGTAGCGCGGCACCAGGTGGAGGCGTGCCTTCACATGCTTGAGGAGGTCCGCATACGCCGGCGGCGCCCCCTCGGCGATCATCACCCATCCGATGTGCGCATGCGTACCGCGGTCCTCCTGCCACAGGAAGGCGGCATCCGCGATGCTGAGCCGATCCAGGTGTTGTGCCCCCATGAGCCCATCTCTTTGCCATATCCGGCGCTAATTGTCGCTACCCGCATAGCCGTCAATCGTGTTCGTGGGTCGCGCTCATGGAGGCTACTTCCCGGTTACTGCGGCTGCCACAGGCGGAACCCCGCCGTCACGAAGTCGTGATCGAAGCTCATCACTGCCGTGCAGCCCGTGGCTTCCATCACCGCGAAGCTGACCGCATCGGTGTAGGTGATGACCTGATCGGGCAGGCTGGCAAGCCAGCGGCGGGCAGCCACGTGGTGCGCGGCGGTGACAAACTCAATCGTCAGCATCGAACTCGCGTCAATCCGATCGAGCAACAATGCGGCCGGTTGGATGCCGATACGAAAGAGAACAAAGCGATGTACTTCGGCGATGATGACGTTCGACGTCACCAGCGGAATACGCTCCTGTGCGCACGCCGACCGCATGTAGTCGGCTGCCCGCAGGGCGACGAGTTTCATGGCGACCAGGCGAACGTAGGCGTCGGTGAAGTTCTGCTGCACGTGCGGGAAGTCGGTGACACTCATGTTGTAGAGCCGGCGGTTGGCGGCGTGGTTGATGGCTTCGTAGAAGGCGTGCGTGCACATGCCGATCGACGCCCAGCCGAGGTTGTACTTGCCGATGTTGACGGTGTTGAGCGAGGCATTCCACGCCTCGTCGCCCTTCGAGAGGATGTCGGCCTCGGTGATCGGATAGTCGTGCAGGGCGTACTCGGAGACGTACGACTGACTGTTGCAGACGTTCTGGATGCACTCGAACTTGGGGTGCTGCGAGTCGACCGCGAAGAACACGTACAGATCCGAATCGCCGATCTTGCCGTGGCTCGCACCGGCTGTTTACCGAGATGGGCGCCACGGGACACGCGGAGCGCATCAGCCGTCAGCTCGCAGCGGTCAGCGCTGAGCCAGAGGAGCAATGAGCGAATGACTGAGATCTGCCCAGCCCGCGGATACGCCACCCCGAAGCAGCCAAGATCCGCGCCGAGTGTCGACGGCCGGCTCTTTGCCGACGCGAAAGGCTTGACGGCGACCGTCGAGGCCGTGCTCAGAGGTCCAAAGCGCGCCGCAGCTCCCGTTCGACTGCGTGCATGTCCGCTTTGGTCAACGAGCCCAGCTTCCGCTCGATCATCGTCTGCTTGACCGTTCGAACGATACCAGTCACGAGAGATGGAAAAAGCAGACCGGCTGCCTTCCAGTCAGCCAACAAATGGTCCGCAACCAAGCGCCGGCGCACATTACTCGTGATCGCCGCCAGGATGACCTCGCGCCGTGCGCGGTGGTATGCAGACAAAGTGATCACCAGAGCCGGCCGCACTTTGCGCCCAGACTCATCGGAGAACACGAAGCCGACCAGGACGACGTCACCGCGATCGCAGGCGATCATACGCGGCGTCCTTGCGATTGTCCCACAACTCCGCGAGCAGTGGGTCCGCCTTGGCATTCAGCGCCAGCAGTTCTTCGCCGTCACCCCCCAGGTCTTCGCGCAGGCGTTCTTCAATCGCTTCCAGGACGTACTGCCGCACGGTCACATCGCGCCGTGCGGCCGCCAATCGCAGCCGGCGGCGAACCTCCGGCACCACATCCACGCTGACTCGCGGTCGCTTGACCGAGGACTCCATCGTTCGCGGCATGGCATACCACCTCCTTGCGCAGCCTGTCAGTGCGCCTCCATGGTGTCAATGACACCATCGTGCCCGATCGACGGTGGGCCGTACGTGCCCGTGGCACCCCGCCGAACGTCAAGGAACTTCTAGCAATGGACGGTGGGGTCGTGTGCCGGCATTCCGCCTTGTCCCACCGACCCCCGGCCGACCTCACGCCCTCACGCCGCGCAGGCGGCGGCTGCTGAAGACGTACACCAGCACGGCGGCCATGATCGCGCCGTTGAGCATGAACGGCGCGGTGTGCCGCAGCTCGTACAGCCACGTCCCCAGCATGGGCCCGAAGACGTTGCCGATCACCGCCACGCCTCCGACGACGCCGGCGACCGAACCCTGTTCACTTGACATCACAGAGAGTGAGGCTCCCGCGGCGGTGCCGGGCCGCACAAATCCGAGGCCGAGCCCGAGCAACGCCAGCGCAACCACGACCGCACCGTAGCCACTACCAGCCACGAACAGGGCGAATGCCGCAACCATCATCGTCGTGCCGACGCGCATCAGCCAGCGCGGCGATGGCTGGAAACGCTGCACGACCACCAGCTGCGCGAACAACCCCGCCACCGCCAAGGTGACGAACCCGACCCCGGAGTACTGCACCGTTTGTTGCGAGTTGAGTCCCAACGTGTCCTGCAGGAAAAAGGCAAGCGTGATCACCGTGGTGGCGCGCACCGCCTGCAACGACGTGCTCACCAGGAGAAACGGCAGCACGCGCGGGTCGCGAACGCTCAGCTTGCGCGGCCGTTCGACACCCTTGTCGAGCGGCGGACCGTCCTCCGGCAGAAAGTGCCAAATGGTGAGGGCGCTGATGACGGCGAGCCCGGCGGAGAAGTACACCGGAGCCAGCAGACCGATGACCGCGAGCGCCGCACCCAGACCGGGCCCGACGGTCTCGCCCAGGCCCATGGCGGCATTGACCAGGGCCACGCCGGCGGTGCGCGCCATGCGGCTGGTGCGATCCGCCACATAGGCCTGCGAGGCCGGGCCGGTGCCCGACCCCACCAGGGCGAAAATCGATCGCGACGCCACCATGAGCGGATAGACGACGAGCGGCGGCAGCAACTGATGAATGCCGATCTCGATCACCGTTGCCAGCAGCGTCATCGACAGGGCGAAGCCGAGCAGCCCGATCAGGATCACCTTGCGGCGGCCCGTGACATCGCTGCGCCGTCCCCACATGGGGCTGACGAACACCCAGATCGACGCCGAGGTGGCAAAGATGGTCGAGACTTGAAACGGC
This genomic stretch from Candidatus Binatia bacterium harbors:
- a CDS encoding type II toxin-antitoxin system PemK/MazF family toxin; translation: MIACDRGDVVLVGFVFSDESGRKVRPALVITLSAYHRARREVILAAITSNVRRRLVADHLLADWKAAGLLFPSLVTGIVRTVKQTMIERKLGSLTKADMHAVERELRRALDL
- a CDS encoding wax ester/triacylglycerol synthase family O-acyltransferase, with the translated sequence MTPRHFQRLTATDASFIVLEKGPSHMHIGGVMIFEGPPPPYEALLQHIEARLDLVPRYRQRLLLPRFEMGRPLWIDDTRFTLTYHVRHSALPPPGSIEQLQRFTARVFSQRLDRSKSLWEIYLLEGLEGGRFALLNKTHHAMVDGVSGVDIATLLFDLSRDAPPSLPPREKWKAHPEPSQGEIATKLLRDSARVVLGLAKSATGALTDPRQAAEALRVTAEGLGEVVWAGLTPAPPSPLNVPIGPHRRVTWVRTALADFKVIKDSIGGTVNDVVLAVVAGALARWLHGRGVRTEGLELRAGVPVSVRAEQEHQQLGNRITMMVAPVPVYCEDAVERLRIVRQAMRGLKESKQALGAQLIIGIERFAPPTILAQASRLHFSPRFANLVVTNVPGPQFPLYLMGRELLEMAPVGFIVEGFAMIVALVSYNGALTFGLLGDYDALPDIEVIGTYIKEALAELVSAARQ
- a CDS encoding nuclear transport factor 2 family protein, giving the protein MNNPPASDEVLAVAKASPDAVARHDKEAWVGLFATHAVIEDPVGSRPHHGGLHDRRSGVRGTGPLERFYDTFIAPNDITFHVDQDIVAGRVVVRDVTIELVMAAGLNVRVPMHLLYEVTDQDGMLKIAHLCASWELFPMVRQVVSQGWTGLMVMNRLGIRMIANQGIGAVLGFSKGIFGIHGAGKQTVLRFVEAVNRKDGAALGTLFDQRSNGIGFPAGRRTLTPESFCSQVDVSLSVTKLISSGYVTSCTFTARSGGTESKGVGLFEFNSRTRKVHAARLYCASASL
- a CDS encoding MFS transporter yields the protein MKAQLRNKRAAITESAAFTSGDRATVSHTGAFRLLFFCLVCVGMGQSMLFSILPPAARVIGLSPFQVSTIFATSASIWVFVSPMWGRRSDVTGRRKVILIGLLGFALSMTLLATVIEIGIHQLLPPLVVYPLMVASRSIFALVGSGTGPASQAYVADRTSRMARTAGVALVNAAMGLGETVGPGLGAALAVIGLLAPVYFSAGLAVISALTIWHFLPEDGPPLDKGVERPRKLSVRDPRVLPFLLVSTSLQAVRATTVITLAFFLQDTLGLNSQQTVQYSGVGFVTLAVAGLFAQLVVVQRFQPSPRWLMRVGTTMMVAAFALFVAGSGYGAVVVALALLGLGLGFVRPGTAAGASLSVMSSEQGSVAGVVGGVAVIGNVFGPMLGTWLYELRHTAPFMLNGAIMAAVLVYVFSSRRLRGVRA
- a CDS encoding wax ester/triacylglycerol synthase family O-acyltransferase, giving the protein MGAQHLDRLSIADAAFLWQEDRGTHAHIGWVMIAEGAPPAYADLLKHVKARLHLVPRYRQKLAFPPWQIALPLWIDDPRFNLEYHVRHAALPAPGSMDQLRAAVGRIFSQGLDRSKPLWELWLVQGLQDDRFAIINKAHRALVDGIGGVDITTVLFDTARDPAPVPPPSRPWLPHPEPSPAELVAAGIRDLVAAPLEVARHVWSALNDADKAATAVHQVAQGVRQLAATYMHPPAATPLNVPLGTHRRVYWTRCRLADFKRIKDTFGGTINDVYLTVLTGALASWLRRRGIRTRGLQMRACVPISLRSEVASGAIAIGVSTDGTRVVECFAPLPVGTPDPVERLRIVRRALDDLKHSKQALGARAISTLQDFTPPALLAQTSRLSFSSRSFDLVAANVPGPQFPLYLLGREVVQVGPVGFLMERCALMATLVSYNGMLELGLIGDADALPDLDDLGGAIDGAVAELLKAASTERPKGRTRKLPRRGSHA